The following are encoded together in the Acidobacteriota bacterium genome:
- a CDS encoding DUF6165 family protein → MGTVLQVEVSAGELIDKITILEIKAERIADPDKVANVQRELRSLAAARSEALPSSPELDELTAELRQINERLWKIEDDIRDCERKRDFGERFIELARAVYRTNDRRAAAKRSINELLGSELVEEKDYADY, encoded by the coding sequence GTGGGCACCGTGCTGCAGGTCGAGGTATCGGCCGGCGAACTGATCGACAAGATCACGATCCTCGAGATCAAGGCCGAGAGGATCGCCGACCCGGACAAGGTCGCCAACGTACAGCGCGAACTCCGGAGTCTGGCCGCCGCGCGCAGCGAGGCGCTGCCGAGCTCCCCGGAACTGGACGAACTGACCGCGGAACTGCGCCAGATCAACGAGCGGCTGTGGAAGATCGAGGACGACATCCGCGACTGCGAACGGAAGCGCGACTTCGGCGAGCGCTTCATCGAGCTCGCGCGCGCGGTCTACCGCACGAACGACCGGCGCGCCGCAGCCAAACGGAGCATCAACGAGCTGCTGGGCTCCGAACTGGTCGAAGAGAAGGACTACGCCGACTACTGA
- a CDS encoding metallophosphoesterase family protein, whose amino-acid sequence MTLRILGVVDLHWSGKRPPRLPDPSGFDLVLLAGDLTNFLGPDHARRIVEPLQDSGVPVLAVCGNCDQPPVEDYFREIDIDLDRRARVIEGVRFLGLSGGLPFGELPYERTEEDYERVAAEAFERAAAVEGRPTILVSHQPPHGTACDLARGQHVGSKSLRAAVERHQPDLVFSGHIHEAIGEDTIGSTRLVNPGPWFQGRSVVIEADPDAGTVDFEIRAPD is encoded by the coding sequence TTGACTCTCCGGATTCTCGGCGTCGTCGATCTGCACTGGTCCGGCAAGAGGCCGCCGCGCCTGCCGGACCCGTCCGGCTTCGACCTGGTGCTCCTGGCCGGGGATCTGACGAACTTCCTGGGTCCGGACCATGCCCGCCGGATCGTCGAACCGCTTCAGGACTCGGGCGTGCCGGTGCTGGCGGTGTGCGGCAACTGCGACCAGCCGCCGGTCGAGGACTACTTCCGCGAGATCGACATTGACCTCGATCGTCGGGCTCGCGTGATCGAGGGCGTCCGGTTCCTCGGCCTTTCCGGCGGCCTTCCCTTCGGTGAGCTTCCGTACGAACGGACCGAGGAGGACTACGAACGAGTAGCCGCCGAGGCCTTCGAGCGGGCCGCCGCAGTCGAGGGAAGGCCCACCATCCTCGTTTCCCACCAGCCGCCCCACGGCACCGCCTGCGACCTCGCCCGCGGCCAGCACGTCGGCTCGAAGTCGCTCCGTGCCGCAGTCGAGCGCCACCAGCCCGACCTTGTCTTCTCCGGCCACATCCACGAAGCGATAGGCGAAGACACGATCGGCTCAACCCGCCTCGTCAACCCCGGCCCCTGGTTCCAGGGCCGCTCCGTGGTCATCGAAGCCGACCCGGACGCTGGGACCGTCGACTTCGAGATTCGCGCGCCGGATTAG
- a CDS encoding aminotransferase: MRIREVVHRVIDSPITQVGRWKNDASPDLPLIDVSQAAPTYPPARELRNHIAAQAQSPATATYTDQQGVPELRVALARALTADYDAPVAVEHMAVTAGCNQAFCLAMMALTEPGDEVLLPLPSYFNHDMWLRSQDVEPVYLEPGPDMLPDPQGAAASITDRTRAIVLVTPNNPTGAVYPPALIESFFELARERGLVLVIDETYREFREHSEPPHTLFARPDWSETLIHLYSLSKAYCMAGYRIGCMATNPALLRETLKIADCVALCPSHIGQLAATFCLEHLDAWKREYRRTVRDRVAYAARRLREADTGFEVVSSGGYFVYLRHPFTDRSSVEVGRSLAEDHGILCLAGSMFGPGQDRYLRLAFANVDLPAIDELVARLRRVR, from the coding sequence ATGCGTATCAGGGAGGTAGTGCATCGGGTGATCGATTCGCCGATCACCCAGGTCGGGCGGTGGAAGAACGACGCCTCCCCGGACCTGCCCCTCATCGACGTCTCCCAGGCAGCGCCCACCTACCCGCCTGCCCGGGAACTGCGCAACCACATCGCGGCCCAGGCCCAGAGCCCGGCCACCGCGACCTACACCGACCAGCAGGGAGTCCCGGAGCTGCGCGTAGCGCTGGCCCGTGCTCTGACCGCGGATTACGACGCCCCGGTGGCCGTCGAACACATGGCTGTCACCGCCGGCTGCAACCAAGCCTTCTGCCTGGCGATGATGGCGCTGACCGAACCAGGTGACGAGGTCCTGCTGCCCCTGCCCTCCTACTTCAACCACGACATGTGGCTGCGTTCCCAGGATGTCGAGCCGGTCTACCTGGAGCCCGGTCCGGACATGCTCCCCGACCCGCAAGGGGCGGCGGCGTCCATCACCGACCGAACACGCGCGATCGTCCTGGTGACGCCGAACAACCCGACCGGCGCCGTCTACCCGCCGGCCCTCATCGAGAGCTTCTTCGAACTCGCCCGCGAACGCGGACTGGTCCTGGTGATCGACGAGACCTACCGCGAGTTCCGCGAACACTCCGAGCCGCCGCACACGCTCTTCGCCCGTCCCGACTGGAGTGAGACGCTGATCCACCTCTACAGCTTGTCCAAGGCCTACTGCATGGCGGGCTACCGGATCGGCTGCATGGCCACGAATCCCGCCCTGCTCCGGGAGACGCTCAAGATCGCCGACTGCGTAGCCCTCTGCCCGTCGCACATCGGCCAGTTGGCGGCCACCTTCTGCCTTGAGCATCTCGACGCCTGGAAGCGCGAGTACCGCCGCACCGTCCGCGACCGCGTCGCCTACGCCGCCCGCCGCCTCCGCGAAGCCGACACCGGCTTCGAAGTCGTCTCCTCCGGCGGCTACTTCGTCTACCTCCGCCACCCGTTCACCGACCGCTCCTCCGTCGAAGTCGGCCGCAGCCTCGCCGAGGACCACGGCATCCTCTGCCTCGCCGGCTCCATGTTCGGTCCCGGCCAGGACCGCTACCTCCGCCTCGCCTTCGCCAACGTCGATCTGCCCGCGATCGACGAGTTGGTGGCGCGGCTGCGACGGGTTCGGTGA
- a CDS encoding glycosyltransferase: MTERPLRWLFFYDCIYPESLGGVEHRNFELARELGCLGHDVVLSGWAETPTEPHPNVRVEPVAKASRRYLARGRRSGIEALTLASQVRRIPLDGIDIVETANIPYLHLPLLARRCRRRRIPLLVTWHEHWGRYWRRHRPPGRFGPGMWRFYALCERLSLRFGTQAVAVSRLTSGRVAKVRGEAVDVIPNGIPFERIRALAAEPDTTAPPLVYAGRLIPEKRVDLLVEATAKLQVSDAGRRLTAERGALLRIIGGGPAESALRAQIERLGLGSVVDFAGRLPENEDVWRAVAGAQLAVQPSAREGFGLFPLEALAAGVPVVHCRSPNSAVSELVRDGREGWAVDPDAGELAALLERLLDAPAQLAAASSSAVERAAGYDWRQVAAQVVETGSALVRRERS; the protein is encoded by the coding sequence ATGACCGAACGCCCACTGCGCTGGCTGTTCTTCTACGACTGCATCTATCCGGAATCCCTCGGCGGCGTCGAGCACCGGAACTTCGAGTTGGCGCGGGAGCTTGGGTGCCTCGGTCACGACGTGGTGCTGTCGGGCTGGGCTGAGACACCGACCGAACCCCACCCCAACGTCCGCGTCGAACCGGTGGCCAAAGCAAGCCGCCGCTACCTGGCGCGCGGCCGCAGGTCGGGCATCGAAGCGCTGACGCTTGCCTCCCAGGTGCGCCGCATTCCGCTGGACGGCATCGACATCGTCGAGACCGCGAACATCCCCTATCTGCACTTGCCGCTGCTCGCCAGGCGCTGCCGGCGGCGGCGGATTCCGCTGCTCGTCACCTGGCACGAGCACTGGGGCCGCTACTGGCGTCGGCACCGGCCTCCAGGCCGGTTCGGCCCGGGAATGTGGCGGTTCTACGCCCTCTGCGAACGGTTGTCGCTTCGCTTCGGCACGCAGGCGGTGGCGGTCAGCCGCCTCACGTCCGGCCGCGTGGCGAAGGTGCGCGGCGAGGCCGTCGACGTGATCCCGAACGGCATTCCGTTCGAGAGAATCCGCGCCCTCGCGGCGGAACCGGACACGACCGCTCCGCCTCTGGTCTACGCCGGACGTCTCATCCCCGAGAAGCGGGTCGACCTTCTGGTCGAGGCCACCGCGAAGCTTCAAGTCTCCGACGCTGGCCGTCGGCTCACGGCAGAACGGGGCGCCTTGCTCCGGATCATCGGTGGCGGCCCGGCGGAGTCCGCCCTACGCGCGCAGATCGAGCGCCTGGGGCTCGGCAGCGTCGTCGACTTCGCCGGACGCCTGCCCGAGAACGAGGACGTGTGGCGTGCCGTAGCCGGCGCCCAGCTCGCGGTACAACCCTCCGCCCGGGAGGGCTTCGGGCTCTTCCCGCTCGAAGCGCTGGCCGCAGGCGTGCCGGTGGTCCACTGCCGGTCCCCGAACAGCGCCGTGTCGGAACTCGTGCGCGACGGCCGGGAAGGATGGGCGGTCGACCCCGACGCCGGCGAACTCGCCGCCCTGCTGGAACGGCTGCTCGATGCGCCCGCCCAACTCGCCGCCGCTTCGAGCTCGGCGGTCGAGCGCGCGGCCGGCTACGACTGGCGGCAAGTGGCCGCCCAGGTCGTCGAAACCGGGAGCGCGCTGGTCCGGCGGGAGCGAAGCTGA
- a CDS encoding lactoylglutathione lyase, with translation MKYLHTMVRVHSLEKALDFYCGKLGMVELRRFDSEQGRFTLVFLAAPSDVELARERTAPLLELTHNWDPEDYTGGRNFGHLAFEVEDIYGTCRSLQEQGVVINRPPRDGRMAFIRSPDGISIELLQAGGSLPVEEPWASMPNEGTW, from the coding sequence ATGAAGTACCTGCACACGATGGTCCGGGTCCACAGCCTGGAGAAGGCGCTCGACTTCTACTGCGGCAAACTGGGCATGGTCGAGCTGCGGCGGTTCGACAGTGAGCAGGGGCGGTTCACGCTTGTCTTCCTGGCCGCTCCCTCGGATGTCGAACTCGCTCGGGAGCGGACGGCGCCGTTGCTCGAGCTGACGCACAACTGGGATCCGGAGGACTACACCGGGGGGCGCAACTTCGGCCATCTCGCCTTCGAGGTCGAGGACATCTACGGCACCTGCCGCTCGCTGCAGGAACAGGGCGTCGTCATCAACCGCCCGCCGCGGGACGGTCGCATGGCGTTCATCCGCTCGCCGGACGGGATCTCGATCGAGCTCCTGCAGGCCGGCGGCTCCCTGCCGGTCGAGGAGCCGTGGGCCTCGATGCCGAACGAGGGCACCTGGTAG
- a CDS encoding SDR family oxidoreductase yields the protein MDLGIQGKKAAVAAASTGLGFGCARALLEDGVEVAICSRSEERIREAAAELGAGAVPVVADMSTEEGARSFIEQASEKLGHVDILVANAGGPPPGSPATTSIDGYREAIDLNLLSTIVMCQAALPGMRERGWGRIVAITSIGARQPIGNLAASSVARAGVSSFLKTLSAEVARDGVTVNSAQPGIHATDRIKSLGNTDVVAQRVPTGTLGTAEDFGKAVAFLCSEPARFITGTSILLDGGAYQGLI from the coding sequence ATGGATCTGGGAATCCAGGGAAAGAAGGCCGCCGTCGCCGCGGCATCGACGGGACTCGGCTTCGGCTGCGCCAGGGCGCTGCTCGAGGACGGCGTTGAAGTCGCGATCTGCAGCCGCAGCGAGGAGCGGATCAGGGAAGCCGCCGCGGAACTGGGCGCCGGCGCCGTGCCCGTCGTCGCCGACATGTCCACCGAGGAAGGCGCGCGTTCCTTCATCGAGCAGGCGAGCGAGAAGCTGGGCCACGTCGACATCCTGGTCGCCAACGCCGGCGGCCCGCCGCCCGGTTCCCCAGCCACCACTTCGATCGACGGCTACCGCGAGGCGATCGACCTGAACCTGCTGTCCACGATCGTGATGTGCCAGGCGGCTCTCCCCGGCATGCGCGAGCGCGGCTGGGGGCGGATCGTGGCGATCACCTCGATCGGCGCCCGCCAGCCGATCGGCAACCTCGCCGCCTCCTCCGTGGCCCGCGCCGGAGTCAGCAGCTTCCTCAAGACCCTGTCGGCGGAGGTCGCCCGGGACGGCGTGACGGTCAACTCGGCCCAGCCCGGCATCCACGCCACGGACCGGATCAAGTCGCTCGGCAACACGGACGTCGTGGCCCAGCGCGTGCCCACCGGGACGCTCGGCACCGCCGAGGACTTCGGCAAGGCGGTCGCCTTCCTGTGCTCAGAGCCGGCGCGGTTCATCACGGGCACCAGCATTCTGCTCGACGGCGGCGCCTACCAGGGACTGATCTAG
- a CDS encoding MBL fold metallo-hydrolase: MTNGSAWTGLGTPRFAFERGLHDLGNGSFAWLQPDGGWGWSNAGLIVSGDESLLVDTLFDLPNTREMLDAMKNAHTAAADIDRLVNTHSNGDHTHGNELVAGAEIVASTTAVAEMEATTPEALAALMRGARADGGLVGDFLVECFGSFDFEGITHTLPNRTFDGQLTLTVGDKRVELTEVGPAHTAGDTMVHVPEDRTAFTGDILFIEGAPIIWAGPIQNWIDACDLLLSWDLLTIVPGHGPITDNRGVKAMRAYLVYIRDEARKRYDAGLSARDAAFDIALGDFESWGDSERIAINVDSLYREFGGGAGERTHMQELFTRMAELAEARRR, encoded by the coding sequence ATGACAAACGGATCAGCCTGGACCGGACTCGGTACGCCGCGCTTCGCCTTCGAACGCGGCCTCCACGACCTCGGCAACGGCTCCTTCGCCTGGCTGCAGCCGGACGGCGGCTGGGGCTGGAGCAACGCCGGCCTGATCGTGAGCGGCGACGAGTCGCTGCTCGTCGACACGCTGTTCGACCTCCCGAACACGCGCGAGATGCTCGACGCGATGAAGAACGCGCACACGGCGGCCGCCGACATCGACCGGCTCGTCAACACGCACTCCAACGGCGACCACACCCACGGCAACGAACTCGTCGCCGGCGCCGAGATCGTCGCATCGACGACCGCGGTCGCCGAGATGGAGGCGACGACGCCGGAGGCACTCGCGGCGCTGATGCGAGGGGCTCGCGCCGACGGCGGTCTGGTCGGCGACTTTCTGGTCGAGTGCTTCGGCAGCTTCGACTTCGAGGGGATCACCCACACGCTGCCGAACCGGACCTTCGACGGCCAGTTGACGCTGACGGTGGGGGACAAGCGCGTCGAGTTGACGGAGGTCGGGCCGGCTCACACCGCTGGCGACACGATGGTCCACGTCCCGGAGGACCGGACCGCGTTCACGGGCGACATCCTGTTCATCGAGGGTGCGCCGATCATTTGGGCGGGACCGATCCAGAACTGGATCGACGCCTGCGACCTGCTGCTGAGCTGGGATTTGCTGACGATCGTGCCGGGGCACGGCCCGATCACCGACAACCGTGGCGTGAAAGCCATGCGCGCCTACCTCGTCTACATACGAGATGAGGCGAGGAAACGGTACGACGCGGGGTTGTCCGCGCGTGACGCCGCTTTCGACATCGCGCTCGGCGACTTCGAGTCGTGGGGCGACAGCGAACGGATCGCGATCAACGTGGACTCGCTGTACCGGGAGTTCGGCGGCGGCGCCGGCGAACGCACCCACATGCAGGAGCTGTTCACCCGCATGGCCGAACTGGCAGAGGCTCGCAGGCGCTAG